From a single Sinomonas atrocyanea genomic region:
- a CDS encoding glycosyltransferase, with product MMRPERDPLSDGPAGAPLGTSGPRPRLVWFRSIRAGLPDFLANHLAEQVRTMSRFFDVHVLDAVGDYDEICDRLEPDLCVLESGVYAGERRLANTASHPRVPKLGFLHADAFDTSRAAFIADMERWGVHSYFTTSMSMADYTPEIADRLFVWPNTVEAQAFAGPAGPRAVPVLLTGSRARHYPWRNAVGRVLEENFTTLRMPHFGWAGERGTERMAWGGDYARLLRTAVFVPTCGTMAHDLVRKHLEIPAAGACLVTERTPTVEAAGFQDMVNCVFADAGDVVERLRALIADEPLRERITAAGTALVIGHHAAEHRDQVLQWYRLAREHGPDTPMSQSWPDGRLTAVEGGRPHKTVRLTVGGLDRLDLAAGWAAVGRGDLVSAESAFGRALNYFFIPEAAVGMAHTALLQGKPRAAQDWVSRLLVTSFAHYAVPHPDPVFWAYQIRVHLCAGDLASAAEAARRFPALKHPELDRVRGAALLAVGAPSGGAARGTVAGEPTPTTAPVPPRSEAEWAAELETMRGACAGGGGSSLRRLPILPSLPRGASALWGRAHVSALVARQASGRLQPVVVSTVRARLSPLKRRLLTDAVSEEIARTLETEPIDTAVLVGARRRSRIGRAVEAAVGRNPSIRQVERIPPAHGDHTDTTEHPDRGRGARLVFVARSGWPLLVDLGLLAGAALIVLEGTTRRSGVQALERLSAAGYAVAVHEPGYRDGCAVLRRTVPEPDMTTEEGGALWSE from the coding sequence ATGATGCGGCCGGAACGAGATCCCCTGTCCGACGGTCCTGCCGGCGCACCGCTCGGCACGTCCGGGCCGCGCCCCCGGCTCGTCTGGTTCCGCAGCATCCGCGCCGGCCTTCCGGACTTCTTGGCGAACCACCTCGCGGAGCAGGTGCGGACCATGTCGAGGTTCTTCGACGTGCACGTCCTCGACGCCGTGGGCGACTACGACGAGATCTGCGACCGTCTGGAACCGGACCTGTGCGTCCTCGAATCCGGCGTCTACGCGGGGGAACGCCGGCTGGCGAACACCGCATCCCATCCGAGGGTCCCCAAACTCGGATTCCTGCATGCCGATGCGTTCGACACCTCGCGCGCAGCCTTCATTGCCGACATGGAACGCTGGGGAGTCCATTCGTACTTCACCACATCGATGTCGATGGCCGACTACACGCCGGAGATCGCCGACAGGCTGTTCGTGTGGCCCAACACGGTGGAGGCGCAGGCCTTCGCCGGGCCCGCCGGTCCGAGAGCAGTGCCCGTGCTGCTCACCGGGAGCCGGGCGCGCCACTACCCGTGGCGCAACGCGGTGGGCCGGGTCCTCGAGGAGAACTTCACAACGCTCAGGATGCCGCACTTCGGCTGGGCCGGTGAGCGGGGCACCGAGCGCATGGCCTGGGGCGGCGACTACGCCCGCCTGCTCCGAACAGCCGTCTTCGTGCCCACGTGCGGGACGATGGCGCACGACTTGGTCCGCAAGCATCTCGAGATCCCCGCTGCCGGCGCCTGCCTCGTGACCGAGCGGACGCCCACGGTCGAGGCGGCGGGATTCCAGGACATGGTGAACTGCGTGTTCGCGGATGCCGGCGACGTGGTCGAGAGGCTCCGCGCCCTCATCGCCGATGAGCCCCTGCGCGAGCGCATCACGGCCGCTGGCACGGCGCTGGTCATCGGGCACCATGCCGCCGAACATCGGGACCAGGTACTCCAGTGGTACCGCCTCGCCAGGGAGCACGGGCCGGACACCCCCATGTCCCAGAGCTGGCCGGACGGACGGCTCACCGCGGTCGAGGGCGGGAGGCCGCACAAAACAGTCCGCCTCACCGTCGGAGGGCTCGACCGCCTCGATCTCGCAGCGGGCTGGGCGGCCGTCGGCCGGGGCGACCTGGTATCCGCGGAGAGCGCGTTCGGCAGGGCCCTGAACTACTTCTTCATCCCGGAAGCGGCGGTCGGCATGGCGCACACGGCCCTTCTCCAAGGCAAGCCGCGGGCAGCCCAGGACTGGGTGTCACGCCTGCTGGTGACGTCCTTTGCACACTATGCGGTTCCCCACCCCGATCCCGTCTTCTGGGCCTACCAAATCCGCGTCCACCTCTGCGCCGGTGACCTGGCCTCGGCAGCCGAGGCGGCGCGGAGATTCCCGGCGCTGAAGCATCCTGAGCTCGATCGCGTGCGCGGCGCGGCCCTTCTCGCGGTGGGCGCGCCGTCCGGCGGAGCAGCGCGGGGCACCGTTGCGGGGGAGCCCACGCCCACGACGGCTCCGGTTCCCCCTCGGTCGGAGGCCGAGTGGGCTGCCGAGCTGGAGACGATGCGGGGCGCCTGCGCTGGCGGGGGCGGCAGCAGCCTGAGGAGGCTTCCGATCCTTCCCTCGCTCCCTCGGGGCGCCTCGGCCCTGTGGGGGCGCGCCCACGTGTCCGCCCTCGTGGCGCGCCAGGCCTCAGGCCGGCTGCAGCCCGTGGTGGTGTCCACAGTCCGGGCCCGCCTCTCGCCGTTGAAGCGCCGGCTGCTGACCGACGCCGTCTCCGAGGAGATCGCGCGCACCCTCGAGACTGAGCCCATCGACACTGCCGTCCTCGTGGGCGCCCGTCGGCGAAGCCGGATCGGCCGGGCCGTGGAGGCCGCCGTCGGGCGGAACCCCAGCATCCGGCAGGTCGAACGGATACCTCCGGCACACGGCGACCACACGGACACCACGGAGCACCCGGACCGCGGTCGGGGCGCCCGGCTGGTGTTCGTCGCGCGCAGCGGATGGCCCCTGCTCGTGGACCTCGGTCTGCTCGCCGGCGCCGCCCTCATCGTCCTCGAGGGGACCACGCGGCGCAGCGGAGTCCAGGCTCTGGAGCGGCTGTCGGCCGCCGGCTACGCCGTCGCGGTCCACGAACCGGGGTACCGCGACGGCTGCGCAGTCCTGCGGCGCACCGTGCCGGAGCCCGACATGACGACGGAGGAAGGAGGAGCGCTGTGGAGCGAGTAG
- a CDS encoding glycosyltransferase family 2 protein has translation MERVAQALRMRPARAGQEGPPPGRVSVVIPCFNYAPYLQDAVDGALAQRGAIVDVVIVDDASTDGSWQVAQRLEQASGRITALRHTANRGPVATFNDGVAAATGDFIIRLDADDLLTPGSVARALALFHAFPSVGLVYGHPVHFSGAPVPGYRGRCRSWSVWPGAEWLARRCASAVNVITAPEAMMRTSALDAAGPFQRELRHTHDFELWLRLAAVSDVGHVDGADQAWHRIHPGSLSSSVAPLEDLGERRAAFDALFGHGGPRIDNGSELAAQARTALAREAVTLACREYDRGRGELAAAAGFVHAARELVPDPTGLPGWSGLERRMRGRPPGRTLSLLPRLSRRVRTQLRAAAWRYRGVM, from the coding sequence GTGGAGCGAGTAGCGCAGGCGCTGCGGATGCGCCCGGCCCGCGCCGGCCAGGAGGGCCCTCCCCCCGGGCGTGTGAGCGTCGTGATCCCCTGCTTCAACTACGCCCCCTACCTTCAGGACGCTGTCGACGGCGCGCTCGCCCAGAGGGGTGCCATCGTCGACGTCGTCATCGTCGACGACGCCTCGACGGACGGCAGCTGGCAGGTCGCACAGCGTCTCGAACAGGCCAGCGGGCGCATCACGGCCCTGAGGCATACGGCCAATCGCGGGCCCGTCGCGACCTTCAACGACGGGGTGGCCGCCGCCACCGGGGACTTCATCATCCGGCTCGATGCAGATGACCTCCTCACCCCCGGCTCGGTGGCGAGAGCGCTCGCCCTCTTCCACGCCTTTCCCTCCGTCGGGCTCGTCTACGGACACCCCGTGCACTTCTCCGGCGCGCCCGTCCCGGGATACCGCGGCCGCTGCCGGTCGTGGTCCGTGTGGCCGGGCGCCGAATGGCTTGCACGCCGGTGTGCGTCCGCCGTGAACGTCATCACCGCGCCCGAAGCGATGATGCGCACATCGGCCCTCGACGCGGCAGGTCCCTTCCAGCGCGAGCTCCGCCACACGCACGACTTCGAACTGTGGCTCCGGCTCGCCGCGGTGAGCGATGTCGGCCATGTCGACGGAGCCGACCAGGCATGGCACCGGATCCATCCCGGAAGCCTGTCATCCTCGGTGGCACCCCTTGAAGACCTCGGGGAGCGCAGGGCAGCCTTCGACGCGCTGTTCGGCCACGGCGGTCCCCGGATCGACAACGGTTCCGAGCTCGCGGCCCAGGCGAGGACGGCCCTCGCCCGCGAGGCCGTGACGCTGGCCTGCCGCGAGTACGACCGTGGGCGGGGAGAGCTGGCAGCTGCGGCCGGGTTCGTGCACGCCGCGAGGGAACTCGTCCCCGATCCCACCGGACTTCCCGGGTGGAGCGGGCTCGAGCGCAGAATGCGGGGCCGGCCGCCCGGACGGACTCTGTCCTTGCTGCCGAGGCTGTCCCGCCGGGTGAGGACGCAACTCCGCGCGGCAGCGTGGCGCTATCGAGGGGTGATGTGA